A single genomic interval of Alphaproteobacteria bacterium harbors:
- a CDS encoding MBL fold metallo-hydrolase, with the protein MKMTVLGCGGSLGVPAAGGFWGTCDPANDKNHRTRASLLVQSAKTTLLVDTSYDLRQQLTAYNVKHLDGVLISHGHNDHVNGIDDLRPIAYHSAKLLDLYTNVETHDEIHRRWPYLYEPKFGGIYTQFLSKKVIENYDRFTIGDIDVESFEQDHTTMLSLGFRFGDFAYSVDVADFNEKSLDALKGVETWIVDAGAYHKESVSTHANLKRVFKWVERLKPKMTYLTVLTTHMDYKTLCDELPPHIRPAYDGMEIDLATNHR; encoded by the coding sequence ATGAAGATGACGGTACTTGGCTGCGGCGGGTCGCTGGGTGTGCCCGCGGCCGGCGGTTTCTGGGGCACATGCGATCCCGCGAACGACAAAAACCACCGCACCCGCGCTTCGCTGCTGGTGCAATCTGCCAAAACCACGCTGCTTGTCGATACGAGCTATGACCTGCGCCAGCAGCTGACTGCCTATAACGTCAAGCATCTGGACGGCGTTTTGATCAGCCACGGGCATAACGACCATGTGAACGGCATCGACGATTTGCGCCCGATCGCCTATCACAGCGCCAAGCTGCTCGACCTTTACACCAACGTCGAAACGCATGATGAAATCCACCGCCGCTGGCCGTATCTGTACGAGCCGAAGTTCGGCGGTATTTATACGCAGTTTCTTTCAAAAAAAGTCATCGAAAACTATGACCGCTTCACGATCGGCGATATCGACGTTGAAAGCTTCGAGCAGGATCATACGACCATGCTCTCCCTCGGCTTCCGTTTCGGCGACTTTGCCTATAGCGTCGATGTTGCGGATTTCAACGAAAAATCGCTCGACGCGCTGAAGGGTGTCGAGACATGGATTGTCGATGCGGGCGCTTATCACAAGGAAAGCGTATCAACCCACGCCAACCTGAAGCGCGTTTTTAAATGGGTCGAACGGCTGAAGCCGAAAATGACGTATTTGACCGTGCTGACGACGCATATGGATTACAAGACGCTGTGCGACGAATTGCCGCCGCATATCCGCCCCGCCTATGACGGGATGGAAATCGATCTCGCCACCAACCACCGTTAA
- a CDS encoding patatin-like phospholipase family protein: MDDQVHMSAPPRIGLALGSGLARGFAHLGVVRALKRHGIEPTIISGTSMGALVGGAYLANRLDAVEEWAYTLTKFKVLSYLDFRVKSSGLIGGEKLMKLMLDNFGDVRVEDLPSPFIAITADLVTGHEVWLRRGKLVDVMRASFSLPGIFPPMYMNNRWLIDGALVNPVPVSACTAAGARMTIAVNVSGDIIGKARRPGDSIPTVAGFDLLNFEGPQQLEEVKKTSLIQRVFRREQNSPSIFGVMVSALNIVQDRLARSRLAGDPPDVLIVPRIGHIGLMEFDRAEELIAEGEAAVERAMPDIKAAYAVLCTQYEEEDGAPDYPP, translated from the coding sequence ATGGACGATCAGGTTCATATGTCCGCCCCGCCCCGCATCGGGCTTGCGCTGGGTTCCGGGCTTGCGCGCGGTTTTGCGCATCTGGGCGTCGTGCGCGCGCTGAAACGCCACGGCATCGAACCCACGATTATTTCCGGCACATCGATGGGCGCGCTTGTGGGCGGCGCATATCTGGCGAACCGCCTTGATGCGGTCGAGGAATGGGCCTATACGCTCACAAAATTCAAGGTTCTGTCCTATCTCGATTTCCGCGTTAAAAGCTCCGGTCTAATCGGCGGTGAAAAGCTGATGAAGCTGATGCTGGATAATTTCGGCGATGTGCGGGTCGAAGACCTGCCCAGCCCCTTTATCGCGATTACCGCAGACCTTGTCACCGGCCACGAAGTCTGGCTGCGGCGCGGCAAGCTGGTGGATGTGATGCGCGCGTCATTCTCCCTGCCCGGCATCTTTCCGCCCATGTACATGAACAACCGCTGGCTGATCGACGGCGCGCTGGTGAATCCCGTGCCCGTTTCCGCCTGCACCGCCGCCGGCGCGCGCATGACGATCGCCGTCAACGTATCGGGCGACATCATCGGCAAGGCGCGCCGCCCCGGCGATTCAATCCCGACCGTCGCCGGTTTTGACCTTTTGAATTTCGAAGGCCCGCAGCAGCTGGAGGAAGTGAAAAAGACCAGCCTGATCCAGCGCGTTTTCCGCCGCGAGCAAAATTCGCCCAGCATCTTCGGTGTCATGGTATCTGCGCTAAACATCGTGCAGGACCGCCTCGCCCGCTCCCGCCTTGCAGGCGATCCGCCCGACGTGCTGATCGTGCCTCGCATCGGCCATATCGGGTTGATGGAATTTGATCGCGCCGAAGAACTGATCGCCGAAGGCGAAGCCGCCGTCGAGCGCGCCATGCCCGACATCAAGGCCGCCTACGCCGTTCTTTGCACGCAGTATGAAGAAGAGGATGGAGCGCCGGATTATCCGCCGTAA
- a CDS encoding MBL fold metallo-hydrolase, with product MQAAARKSAYAPQYDFIPEAGQPRQIADGILWNRLPLPFDLNHINMWLIEGANGFSIVDAGFNNEHSTQSWDDIFANVFAKKPVEKIFITHFHPDHLGLGGWLAARTGVTLQMTAPEYGMAQWLTDEAKAGELETLYRAYYIEAGIDGDALESLMNRRFGYKKIVSPIPSDYIEVKPGESVRLGDRDWKIVDGYGHSPQHASLYCEADKIFIAGDMILPDISPNISLFPDSFQSRNPVAAYLETLDRIRDTVPDDVLVLPSHGAPFRGLHKRAGELIVHHERRLEKLRDVLKSGGPMTAIDAARGLFSHRSIDRAHDMFFALGETLAHLVYEVEKQRVFSTQGSIRLYKII from the coding sequence ATGCAGGCCGCCGCGCGCAAATCTGCCTACGCGCCGCAATACGACTTCATCCCCGAAGCCGGGCAGCCGCGACAGATTGCCGACGGCATTTTGTGGAACCGCCTGCCCCTGCCCTTTGACCTCAACCACATCAACATGTGGCTTATCGAAGGCGCAAACGGTTTCAGCATCGTCGATGCAGGATTTAACAACGAACATTCCACACAATCGTGGGATGATATTTTCGCGAATGTTTTTGCGAAAAAACCTGTCGAAAAAATCTTCATCACGCATTTCCATCCCGACCATCTGGGGCTGGGCGGCTGGCTGGCGGCGCGCACCGGCGTGACGCTGCAAATGACCGCGCCCGAATACGGCATGGCGCAATGGCTGACCGACGAAGCCAAAGCCGGCGAATTGGAAACGCTCTACCGCGCCTATTACATCGAAGCCGGCATAGATGGAGATGCGCTTGAAAGCCTGATGAACCGCCGTTTTGGTTACAAGAAAATCGTATCGCCGATACCGTCGGATTATATCGAGGTAAAACCGGGCGAAAGCGTACGCCTTGGCGACCGCGACTGGAAAATCGTGGACGGTTACGGCCACAGCCCGCAACATGCCAGCCTGTATTGCGAAGCCGATAAAATTTTCATCGCGGGCGACATGATCCTGCCAGATATCAGCCCGAATATCAGCCTGTTCCCCGACAGTTTCCAGTCGCGCAATCCTGTCGCCGCGTATCTTGAAACGCTCGACCGTATACGCGATACCGTGCCGGATGATGTGCTGGTGCTGCCCTCCCACGGCGCACCCTTCCGTGGACTGCACAAGCGCGCGGGCGAATTGATCGTGCATCACGAACGCCGCCTTGAAAAACTCCGCGATGTCCTGAAATCCGGCGGCCCCATGACCGCCATCGATGCCGCACGCGGATTATTCTCCCACCGCTCCATCGACCGTGCGCATGATATGTTTTTTGCGCTTGGAGAGACGTTGGCGCATTTGGTTTATGAGGTTGAAAAGCAACGTGTTTTTTCTACTCAAGGTAGTATTAGGCTTTATAAAATCATTTAA
- a CDS encoding sel1 repeat family protein, with protein sequence MKKSLILASCAISILFALPSYALAPPPSELIEQTTTSKCIRITSSFLANQPSGSGTGSKGPAIEIENNCLEQFDISNIETSPIAADLKVAAPPYGVLIKTKDRKYYSVVYSPTGNKCTYPIDTSNTTQLCSNLIVSPEESLTIPMYWGSSFVIDGSLGKASFSTEGAIINPNNPTQAIPVELNKANSGDPEAAYRLATLYLKYGPTYNAQEAIHWLAIAIDKGNIYAKTTLAGIYFGDVPAHPSNPSVDYKMAAQLYLEIRKERLSRKPIQGPGLQTPYVKNYLSDCHLGYLFNEGKGVPKDPIEAANLWGIKPSEFTPLLQAAERGEAEAQLKLGKRFRDNCKKDAQSESHKWLEKAAQQGITDAKYMLGEDLRNDKSNLERQRAIGYLRAAANEGHPWAQQILASHFDPSEILGNKREILPNQTEAEANEEGYFWALISQRQNDPESMVRLYVPIEPYEKILSKEKIDLIKARASGWQPKPSRIPANKHHRD encoded by the coding sequence ATGAAGAAAAGCCTTATTTTAGCATCCTGCGCTATTTCAATTTTATTTGCCTTACCATCCTATGCGCTGGCTCCGCCACCATCAGAATTAATAGAACAGACAACGACTTCAAAATGTATTCGCATCACCAGTAGCTTTCTGGCCAACCAGCCTTCAGGATCGGGAACGGGCAGCAAAGGCCCAGCTATTGAGATTGAAAATAATTGCCTGGAGCAGTTTGATATATCCAATATCGAGACGTCTCCCATAGCCGCAGATTTAAAAGTTGCTGCGCCACCATATGGTGTTTTAATAAAAACGAAAGATAGGAAATATTATTCGGTAGTATACTCACCCACGGGAAATAAATGCACATATCCGATTGACACTTCAAACACTACACAACTTTGCAGTAACCTTATTGTTAGCCCTGAAGAAAGCCTTACAATCCCGATGTATTGGGGATCTTCTTTCGTAATTGATGGAAGTCTCGGCAAAGCTTCTTTTTCGACTGAAGGCGCAATTATAAATCCAAATAATCCGACGCAAGCAATACCAGTCGAGCTCAATAAAGCTAATTCCGGCGATCCAGAAGCTGCTTATAGACTTGCAACCCTTTATTTGAAATATGGCCCGACATATAATGCTCAAGAAGCGATACATTGGCTCGCCATCGCTATCGATAAGGGGAATATTTACGCAAAGACAACACTTGCAGGGATATACTTTGGTGATGTGCCAGCCCATCCGAGCAATCCGTCCGTAGATTACAAGATGGCAGCCCAGTTATACCTCGAAATTAGAAAAGAAAGACTTTCTCGAAAACCTATTCAAGGCCCAGGCCTTCAAACTCCGTATGTGAAAAATTATTTGTCCGATTGTCACCTTGGCTATCTTTTCAATGAAGGTAAAGGAGTACCAAAAGACCCAATAGAGGCCGCAAATCTTTGGGGGATAAAACCTTCAGAATTCACACCGCTACTGCAAGCAGCAGAGCGAGGAGAAGCAGAAGCTCAATTAAAATTGGGAAAAAGATTCAGAGATAACTGCAAAAAAGACGCGCAAAGCGAGTCTCACAAATGGCTTGAAAAAGCAGCGCAGCAAGGCATTACTGATGCGAAATACATGCTCGGCGAAGATTTAAGGAACGATAAAAGCAATCTTGAACGGCAAAGAGCCATTGGCTATCTGCGTGCAGCAGCCAACGAAGGACATCCTTGGGCGCAACAGATATTAGCCAGTCACTTCGACCCAAGTGAGATACTTGGCAACAAAAGAGAGATACTACCGAACCAAACAGAAGCCGAAGCAAATGAAGAAGGATACTTCTGGGCTCTTATCTCGCAAAGGCAAAATGATCCTGAAAGTATGGTGCGTTTATATGTCCCAATCGAACCTTACGAGAAGATATTATCCAAAGAAAAGATAGACTTGATCAAGGCGCGCGCATCCGGATGGCAGCCCAAACCTTCACGAATACCCGCAAACAAACATCATCGAGATTAA
- a CDS encoding HIT domain-containing protein produces MTFTLDKRLEDSSHFIEDWPLCRVSLKSDRTWPWLYLVPRRDGIREMHELAAADQIQLIREMGMAQQALQTLYTPDKINTAALGNMVPQLHIHIFARYKTDAAWPKPVWAIQTDEIPYTETDKLAEIQKLKSCFEKLRQGE; encoded by the coding sequence TTGACCTTTACGCTCGATAAACGCCTCGAAGACAGCTCGCATTTCATCGAAGACTGGCCGTTGTGCCGTGTTTCGCTGAAAAGCGACCGCACATGGCCGTGGCTTTATCTGGTGCCGCGCCGTGACGGGATTCGGGAAATGCACGAGCTGGCTGCCGCCGACCAGATTCAGCTGATCCGCGAAATGGGCATGGCGCAACAGGCGCTGCAAACATTATATACGCCCGACAAAATCAATACGGCCGCGCTTGGCAACATGGTGCCGCAGCTGCACATCCATATCTTTGCCCGCTACAAGACCGATGCCGCATGGCCCAAGCCCGTATGGGCTATACAGACCGATGAAATTCCTTATACTGAGACTGATAAACTCGCAGAAATTCAAAAGCTTAAATCCTGTTTTGAAAAGCTGCGCCAAGGAGAGTAA
- a CDS encoding TatD family hydrolase, with protein sequence MLVDSHCHLDYPDFAEEGVAEIVSRAKSAGVGHFLTICTEITKFPQILAVAESSPVINCTVGTHPHHAADAGEINIKREEIVALTRNPKVVGIGETGLDYYYEHSPKEEQQGVFATHIEAALETGLPLIIHTRDADEDTIRIMTDAGQRKARGVMHCFSGTPWLAEKSLDLGFYISFSGIITFKKSDELREIVKLVPMDRILVETDSPYLAPMPHRGKRNEPSFVVHTAQMVAQLKGLTMEQVAAHTTENFFKLFNKAKTQ encoded by the coding sequence ATGCTGGTCGATAGCCATTGTCATCTGGATTACCCCGACTTCGCCGAAGAAGGTGTCGCGGAAATCGTCAGCCGCGCCAAATCGGCGGGGGTTGGGCATTTCCTGACCATCTGCACGGAAATTACCAAATTTCCGCAGATCCTTGCGGTCGCAGAATCGTCGCCGGTCATCAACTGCACGGTCGGCACGCATCCGCACCATGCCGCCGATGCGGGCGAAATCAATATCAAGCGCGAAGAAATCGTTGCGCTGACCCGCAATCCCAAGGTTGTGGGTATTGGCGAAACCGGCCTCGATTATTACTACGAACATTCGCCCAAGGAAGAACAGCAAGGCGTATTCGCCACGCATATCGAGGCCGCGCTTGAAACCGGCCTGCCGCTCATCATCCATACCCGCGATGCCGACGAAGACACCATCCGCATCATGACCGATGCCGGCCAGCGCAAGGCGCGCGGCGTGATGCACTGCTTCAGCGGCACGCCGTGGCTGGCGGAAAAATCGCTGGATCTGGGCTTTTACATTTCCTTTTCCGGCATCATCACTTTCAAGAAATCGGACGAGTTGCGCGAAATCGTGAAGCTGGTGCCGATGGACCGCATTCTTGTCGAAACCGACAGCCCTTATCTTGCGCCCATGCCCCATCGCGGCAAGCGGAACGAGCCTTCATTTGTCGTTCATACTGCGCAGATGGTGGCGCAGTTGAAAGGTCTGACGATGGAGCAGGTGGCGGCGCATACGACGGAAAATTTCTTTAAACTCTTCAATAAGGCGAAAACGCAATGA
- a CDS encoding TIGR01459 family HAD-type hydrolase, translating into MSSMMFCQGLYELMDSYDGFIMDQWGVLHNGLQTYDGVVDTLNHLKQRKKQVVILSNSSKRSEDNVERLKKFGIKSTLYQDVVSAGEVTWQGLKKQEEAPFKNLGNKCYLITRDNDRALLQGLDIEVVNDIEDAQFILITSFDSPKMKVEDLDPIFKRAVVKRLPAICANPDMVTVYGHERAVGPGAVAKRYHDLGGAAHLIGKPHKMIFRYALGLFDGVIPSRILVIGDSMQHDIAGAVSVDLDTAFITSGIHAGAFKPGMSPEQKRKTMEHLAQGYAGIRPNWVLDSLIWQTPEAALRERERARMKE; encoded by the coding sequence ATGTCTTCGATGATGTTCTGCCAGGGCCTGTACGAATTGATGGATAGCTATGACGGCTTCATCATGGACCAGTGGGGCGTGCTCCATAACGGTTTGCAGACCTATGACGGCGTGGTTGATACGCTTAACCACCTGAAGCAGCGCAAGAAGCAGGTCGTCATTCTTTCCAACTCGTCCAAGCGCTCCGAAGATAACGTCGAGCGCCTGAAGAAATTCGGCATCAAATCGACGCTGTATCAGGATGTCGTCTCGGCCGGTGAAGTGACATGGCAGGGATTGAAAAAGCAGGAAGAAGCCCCGTTCAAAAATCTGGGCAACAAATGCTACCTGATTACGCGCGACAATGACCGCGCGCTGTTGCAGGGGCTCGATATCGAGGTTGTGAATGATATCGAAGACGCGCAGTTCATCCTCATTACCAGCTTTGACTCGCCCAAGATGAAGGTCGAAGACCTCGACCCCATTTTCAAGCGTGCTGTCGTCAAGCGTCTCCCCGCCATCTGCGCCAACCCCGACATGGTCACCGTCTATGGCCATGAACGCGCGGTCGGCCCCGGCGCTGTCGCCAAACGCTATCACGACCTTGGCGGCGCAGCGCACCTGATCGGCAAGCCGCATAAAATGATTTTCCGCTACGCGCTCGGCCTGTTCGACGGCGTTATCCCGTCGCGCATCCTTGTGATCGGCGATTCCATGCAGCACGATATCGCGGGCGCCGTCAGCGTCGATCTCGATACCGCCTTCATCACCTCCGGCATCCATGCCGGCGCGTTCAAGCCGGGCATGAGCCCCGAGCAAAAGCGCAAAACCATGGAACACCTCGCCCAAGGCTATGCCGGCATCCGCCCCAACTGGGTCCTCGACAGCCTCATCTGGCAAACCCCCGAAGCCGCCCTGCGCGAACGTGAACGCGCGCGGATGAAAGAATGA
- the pepN gene encoding aminopeptidase N, translating into MHMHFHARRDSLFDPHRNPLYRADYRPTEYKIPKMKLHFDLGEEKTVVTSRLEINRNPDLPNAGGALVLDGEELKLTSLKITVNGVTRDMDRSEYQVTDKNLIIKNPPAQPFALDIVTEINPKENTELSGLYMAGPILVSQNESRGFRRITYSMDRPDNLSVYDVTLVADKAQFPVLLSNGNGDFTKTQDLGDGRHSIQWTDPWPKPSYLFAVVAGDLKVLSDTFTTMNGREIALRIAVQPGYEDKIDWAMESIKAAMAWDEKRYGREYDLDVFHVVAVDKFNAGAMENKSLNVFNVSTLVGNADTSTDSELIYIEEVIGHEYFHNYSGDRVTLRDWFELTVKESLTTLREFQFIEDMHSKGIKRIEDATNLKSGQFVEDAGPTSHPVRPDYVEKFDNIYSSTIYEKGAHVIGMLPTMLGEQKWRASMDEYFDRMDGTAATADNFLDIIEEISGKDLTQFRKWYSQSGTPQVSYDGKYDAATQTYTLTLNQMTPPTADQATKENLHIPVAIGLIGQSGKDIALTLKGETTPGPTTRVLELTEASQTFTFTGVTGPVVPSILREFSAPVKVTTVPTQDELVFRMAHDSDPYNKYEATERLMIKTLKNLIKDAQDDLPLHVPADFIAAYGNNLANAMDGDKNFNALTLQLPPSSLVTQDLKVIDPDDVREATVFLKKTLAQHFEQEFRDLYKATMPPAGEKYDLSQEQVGRRDIHNLSLSFLGALKTPEFAAAAYDQFTNATNMTERYSALATLSRIPPSGAADTRQIALDAFYDRYKDNPNVVEKWLSLNASISDGDPIQRVKDLMKHPSYDQTNPNLVHALMGGFISGNSSLFHDKNGEGYKFLADTVIHMNGVNASTATGLAKRFTQFKRYDRERQDLMVREMKRIMETPDLDAGIKEVLGKALDTVEKKNPTNDNAAKFGGAAKKAS; encoded by the coding sequence ATGCATATGCACTTCCATGCCCGCCGGGATTCCCTTTTCGACCCGCACCGCAACCCGCTGTACCGCGCCGATTACCGCCCCACGGAATACAAAATTCCGAAGATGAAACTGCATTTCGACCTTGGCGAAGAAAAGACTGTCGTTACCAGCCGCCTTGAAATCAACCGCAACCCCGACCTGCCCAATGCCGGCGGCGCGCTGGTGCTGGATGGCGAGGAACTGAAACTCACTTCCCTGAAAATCACCGTAAACGGCGTGACGCGCGATATGGACCGCAGCGAATATCAGGTGACCGATAAAAACCTGATCATCAAAAATCCGCCCGCCCAGCCCTTCGCGCTCGATATCGTGACCGAGATCAATCCCAAGGAAAACACCGAATTGTCCGGCCTGTATATGGCGGGCCCGATCCTTGTGTCACAGAACGAAAGCCGTGGTTTCCGCCGCATCACTTACTCGATGGACCGCCCGGATAACCTGTCCGTTTATGATGTGACGCTGGTGGCCGACAAGGCGCAATTCCCCGTGCTGCTGTCAAACGGCAACGGCGATTTCACCAAGACGCAAGACCTTGGCGATGGCCGACACAGCATCCAATGGACCGATCCCTGGCCGAAGCCCAGCTATCTGTTCGCCGTGGTCGCGGGCGACCTGAAAGTATTGTCCGACACCTTCACCACCATGAACGGCCGCGAAATCGCGCTGCGCATCGCGGTGCAACCGGGTTACGAAGATAAAATCGACTGGGCAATGGAATCCATCAAGGCTGCGATGGCGTGGGATGAAAAACGCTATGGCCGCGAATACGACCTCGACGTGTTCCACGTTGTCGCCGTCGATAAATTCAACGCGGGCGCGATGGAGAACAAGAGCCTGAACGTGTTCAACGTCTCGACCCTTGTCGGCAACGCCGATACATCGACCGACAGCGAGCTGATTTACATCGAAGAGGTGATCGGCCACGAATATTTCCACAACTATTCCGGCGACCGCGTCACGCTGCGCGACTGGTTCGAGCTGACGGTGAAGGAATCCCTCACCACGCTGCGCGAATTCCAGTTCATCGAGGACATGCATTCGAAAGGCATCAAGCGCATCGAAGACGCGACCAACCTGAAATCCGGCCAGTTCGTCGAAGATGCGGGCCCCACGTCGCACCCCGTGCGCCCCGATTATGTCGAAAAATTCGATAACATTTACAGCAGCACCATTTACGAAAAAGGCGCACATGTGATCGGCATGCTGCCCACGATGTTGGGCGAACAAAAATGGCGCGCGTCGATGGATGAATATTTCGACCGCATGGACGGCACGGCCGCCACCGCCGACAATTTCCTTGATATCATCGAAGAAATTTCGGGCAAGGACCTGACGCAGTTCCGCAAATGGTACAGCCAGTCCGGCACGCCGCAGGTCAGCTATGACGGCAAATACGATGCCGCCACGCAGACATATACCCTGACGCTGAACCAGATGACACCGCCGACCGCGGATCAGGCGACCAAGGAAAACCTGCATATCCCCGTCGCCATCGGCCTGATCGGCCAGAGCGGCAAGGATATCGCGCTGACGCTGAAGGGCGAAACGACCCCCGGCCCCACCACGCGCGTGCTTGAACTGACCGAAGCTTCGCAAACCTTCACCTTCACCGGCGTTACCGGCCCCGTCGTGCCGTCGATCCTGCGCGAATTTTCGGCACCCGTGAAAGTCACCACCGTGCCGACACAGGATGAACTTGTTTTCCGCATGGCGCATGACAGCGACCCGTACAATAAATACGAAGCGACCGAGCGCCTGATGATCAAGACGCTCAAAAACCTCATCAAGGACGCACAGGACGACCTGCCGTTACACGTGCCCGCCGATTTCATCGCAGCCTATGGCAACAACCTTGCCAATGCCATGGATGGCGACAAGAACTTCAACGCGCTGACACTGCAACTGCCGCCGTCCTCGCTTGTGACGCAGGATCTGAAAGTGATCGACCCCGACGATGTGCGCGAAGCGACCGTTTTCCTGAAAAAGACGCTGGCGCAGCATTTCGAGCAGGAATTCCGTGACCTTTACAAGGCAACCATGCCTCCCGCAGGCGAAAAATACGACCTGTCGCAGGAACAGGTCGGCCGCCGCGACATCCACAACCTCAGCCTGTCATTCCTGGGCGCGCTGAAGACACCGGAATTCGCAGCTGCTGCCTATGACCAGTTCACGAACGCGACCAACATGACAGAGCGTTATTCGGCGCTGGCCACCCTGTCGCGCATCCCGCCGTCAGGCGCTGCCGATACGCGCCAGATTGCGCTGGATGCGTTCTATGACCGTTATAAGGACAACCCGAACGTGGTTGAAAAATGGCTGTCGCTCAACGCCTCCATTTCCGACGGCGACCCGATACAGCGCGTCAAAGACCTGATGAAACACCCGAGCTATGACCAAACCAACCCGAACCTTGTCCATGCCTTGATGGGCGGGTTTATCAGCGGCAACAGCTCGCTGTTCCATGACAAAAACGGCGAAGGATACAAATTCCTGGCCGATACGGTCATTCATATGAACGGCGTGAATGCCAGCACGGCGACCGGCCTTGCCAAGCGTTTCACGCAGTTCAAGCGCTATGACCGCGAGCGTCAGGACCTGATGGTTCGCGAAATGAAGCGCATCATGGAAACGCCCGACCTCGATGCCGGCATCAAGGAAGTGCTTGGCAAGGCGCTCGACACCGTCGAAAAGAAAAATCCGACCAACGACAACGCCGCCAAATTCGGCGGAGCAGCGAAAAAGGCAAGCTGA
- the greB gene encoding transcription elongation factor GreB, which yields MSKAFTTENAEQEDDELEEADVLPPSTKNYMTPAGFKVLQDELHHLLRVERPKMTEIVGWAAGNGDRSENGDYIYGKKRLREIDRRLRYLTKRLENAEVVDPKKQQGLDRVFFGATVTYVKEDDTELTVKIVGIDEANPSEGKISWLSPVARALMKLRVGDSVEVKTVGGKEMLEVLDIKYPL from the coding sequence GTGAGCAAGGCTTTTACGACCGAAAATGCAGAGCAGGAAGATGACGAGCTGGAGGAAGCCGATGTGCTGCCGCCAAGCACGAAAAATTACATGACTCCCGCCGGATTCAAGGTGCTGCAGGACGAGCTGCATCACCTGCTGCGCGTCGAACGCCCCAAGATGACAGAGATCGTGGGCTGGGCCGCCGGCAATGGCGACCGTTCCGAAAACGGCGATTACATCTACGGCAAAAAACGCCTGCGCGAGATCGACCGCCGGTTGCGCTACCTGACCAAGCGGCTGGAAAACGCCGAAGTCGTTGACCCAAAGAAACAACAGGGATTGGACCGCGTTTTCTTCGGCGCGACCGTGACCTATGTGAAGGAAGACGATACCGAACTAACGGTTAAAATTGTCGGCATCGATGAAGCGAACCCGTCCGAGGGAAAAATCAGCTGGCTGTCTCCCGTCGCGCGCGCACTCATGAAGTTACGCGTGGGGGATAGCGTAGAGGTGAAGACGGTGGGCGGGAAAGAGATGCTGGAAGTGTTGGATATAAAATATCCGCTATGA